The segment GAGATAGCTATGGGTAAAGATAATAGAATTATTGTGACTGTAGTCGGGACAGATAGAACCGGTATCATAGCCGGAGTAACCACTGTACTGGCCGAGGCAAATGCAAATATTCTAGATATTAGCCAAACGGTTCTGCAGGAATTTCTAACGATGATACTAGTAGTGGACCTTGATAACTGCAATCTTGATTTCGAGGAACTTAAGCAAAAACTCACTGAAGTCGGTGACCGTATCGGAGTTCAGATTACAGCCCAGCATGAATCGGTATTTAAATATATGCATCGGATTTAGGAGGAGAATGTATGCCAATTACTATTCATCCCAATGAAATATTGGAAACTATTCGTATGGTTCAGGCGGAAAATCTAGATATTCGTACCATTACTATGGGAATCAGTTTGCGCAATTGTGCCGCGGAAAGCGGAAAAAGAGTGGCTGATAAGGTCTATGAGAGGATTGTTTCAAAGGCCGAAAGGCTGGTTGCGGTCGGGGAGGAAATTCAACAGCAGTTTGGTGTTCCCATTATAAATAAGCGCATTTCGGTCACACCAGTATCTCTGGTTGGCGGGATAAATACCCATAAGGATTTCCTGTTGGTTGCTCGTGCCATGGATAAAGCAGCGGCGGAAGTTGGGGTCAATTTTATTGGCGGTTTTTCTGCACTGGTACATAAGGGGGCTACTCCTGAAGAAGAAGTTCTAATGCGGTCTATCCCTGAAGCATTAGCGGAAACAGAGAGGGTATGTTCTTCGGTAA is part of the Metallumcola ferriviriculae genome and harbors:
- a CDS encoding ACT domain-containing protein, coding for MGKDNRIIVTVVGTDRTGIIAGVTTVLAEANANILDISQTVLQEFLTMILVVDLDNCNLDFEELKQKLTEVGDRIGVQITAQHESVFKYMHRI